The genomic stretch ATGGGACGGTCTCGTCTGGGCCGGGCAACGGCTGCAGCTCAAGGCCGGCGAGCCGTGGCGGTTCACGGCCGAGCAGGCACGTTGGTGGCTGTGGTGGTACGCGGTCGACGAGCGCGGCGAGTTCGTCTACGGACGGCAGGCGTGGCTTCAGCGACTCAAGGGGTGGGGCAAGGACCCGCTCGCGGCGGTCGTGCTCGCGAACGAGCTCGTCGGCGTTTCTCGCTTCGGTGGTTTCCGCCGGGGCGCGCCGTACGCGGTCGAAGAGCCGGACGCGTGGGTGCAGGTCCTCGCGGTCACGCAGCGTCAGACGAAGAACACCATGCGTGTGTTCCCTCGCCTGTTCACGGAGGAAGCGAAGCGCGAGTACGGGCTGCAGGTCAACAAGGAGCAGATCTACGCGCTCGGTGACACGCGGTTCCTCGAGGCGCTGACATCGAATCCGGAGCCCATCGAGGGCGCCCGGACGACGGCCGTGCTCGGCAACGAGATGCAGTACTGGCGTGCCCAGAACGGCGGGCACGCCATGTTCGACGCGGTCGAGGGCAACCTGATGAAGAACCCGAACGGGGCCCGCTTCCTCGGCATCGCAAACGCGTTTCAGCCTGGCCGCGACTCGATCCTCGAACGCACCCGGCTCGCCATGGACGCGTCACTCGCGCGGCCGGACGAGGTCAGCTTCGACGGGATCATGTACGACTCGCTTGAGGCGCACCCGAAGGTGCGGCTTACCGGCGATGCGGCGGCAGACACGATCGAGCGCGTTGTCGAGTCGGTGCGTGGTGATGCGGTGTGGCTAAAGCCGGCCCGCATCCGCGCGTCGGTGATGGACCCGAAGAACCCGGTGTCGGAGTCTCGCCGGAAGTGGTTCAACCAGATCGTCGCGGCCGAAGACGCATGGATGGACCCGTTCACGTGGGACTCGAACGGCGACGCGTCGCTGCGCCTCGAGCCTCGCGACGAGGTCGTCCTGTTCTTCGACGGGTCGAAGTCCGACGACGCGACGGTCCTCGTGGCCTGTCGCGTCGCCGACGGGGCACTGTTCCCGCTGGGACTGTGGGTCGCGCCGCCGAAGGCTCGCCGAGGCGAGTGGACCGCGCCCCGCGGGGTCGTGTCGCAGCGCGTGCGGCAGGCGTTCAAGGACTACCGGGTCGTCGGGTTCTTCGCGGACCCGTCGCACACCCGCGAGGACGGCACCGCCGACTTGTACTGGAAGGCGACGGTCGACAAGTGGCACCAGGACTTCCACTCGAAGCTCCTCATCTGGGCTCGGCCGGGCCGTGACGGGCACTCCATCGAGTTCGATATGTCGAACCGGCACGTGGAGGGCGCCCGATTCGTCGAGGCCGCCGAGCTGTTCGTCGAGGAAGCGGACCAGGGCAACGTGCCGCATCCGGCGCACGCCGAGCTGTCCCGGCACGTGAAGAACGCGCGCCGATTCCCCACACAGCACGGCGTCTCGCTCATGAAGGACGGGCGCGAGTCGCCCCGGAAGATCGACCTCGCGGTCGCAGCAGTCGGTGCGCGCATGGTGCGCCGCCAAGTCATGAACCTCGCTACGAAGCGGGGTCAAGGAAGGGGCGGCGTGTGGTGATGAAGCAGGCTTCGGTCATCGAGCTCGCGCACGACGTGCTCATCCCGCAGCTGAACCGGGAGCGCGATGCGCAGATCGTGTTCGACGCGTGGGCGAAGGGCGACCACGTGAAGGCGTACAAGCCTCGCGAAGCGTCCACCGAGTATGAAGGGCTCCGCGAGAAGGCAATCACGCCCCTCATCGGGCTCGTGATCCGCATCCTGGCGCAGTCGATCGAGATGCGGGACTACATCCCCGGCATCGAGTCGACGAAAGACGACCTGATGGATGTATGGCGTCGGAACGCGATGGGCATGCGGCAGAAGCGTCTCTACCGGGCCGTGTTCCGGGGCGGCGTCGCGTATTCCACGCTACTGCCGGGCGACCCGGTGCCGGTGTCGAAAATCTACTCGGCGAAAAACGCTCTCGCGGTCTATCAGGACCCGGAAGCCGATCACTGGCCCGAGTTCGGCATCATCCGCGAGACCGCGTCAAACAAGAAGTCGCACTTCCTCGTGATCGATGGCGACGCGGTGTACCGCATTGAGGGCGGCCACGACGGGGAAGACCTCAAGTACATCGAGGAGCAGGCCCACG from Pseudoclavibacter endophyticus encodes the following:
- a CDS encoding terminase; translation: MSPATEFPATAIGPTWQTDHAGRFILPEHSIGWDGLVWAGQRLQLKAGEPWRFTAEQARWWLWWYAVDERGEFVYGRQAWLQRLKGWGKDPLAAVVLANELVGVSRFGGFRRGAPYAVEEPDAWVQVLAVTQRQTKNTMRVFPRLFTEEAKREYGLQVNKEQIYALGDTRFLEALTSNPEPIEGARTTAVLGNEMQYWRAQNGGHAMFDAVEGNLMKNPNGARFLGIANAFQPGRDSILERTRLAMDASLARPDEVSFDGIMYDSLEAHPKVRLTGDAAADTIERVVESVRGDAVWLKPARIRASVMDPKNPVSESRRKWFNQIVAAEDAWMDPFTWDSNGDASLRLEPRDEVVLFFDGSKSDDATVLVACRVADGALFPLGLWVAPPKARRGEWTAPRGVVSQRVRQAFKDYRVVGFFADPSHTREDGTADLYWKATVDKWHQDFHSKLLIWARPGRDGHSIEFDMSNRHVEGARFVEAAELFVEEADQGNVPHPAHAELSRHVKNARRFPTQHGVSLMKDGRESPRKIDLAVAAVGARMVRRQVMNLATKRGQGRGGVW